The Leptospiraceae bacterium genome includes the window TTTAGATGCAAATATGTCGTACATAGTGTCTCATTTGAGCGATTTGGATTTAATTGCAACAAACAGAAAACTTAGACGGAAATTTGAACTCGTACTTTTAAAACTCTTACGTGAAGAAAAAAATATTCCTATCGACTCAAAAGAAAAATTTAAGATGAAAAAATCTTTAAAAGAAAAATATAGAGGCATGGGATTGGAAGACAATCTTGCGAGCGATCTTGCGACTTTTTTAATCGACAGAAATTTTAACGATAAAGAAGATTATATGGCGAGGGTAGTAAAGGAAGGTGGTAAAGAAATCTTTGAGCTATTAAAAAATATGTCAGGGGTTTATAGGAATTTAAAAAATATAAAGTTTGCTATTAAGAATATTGTTAGAATTGTAAAAGCCCTCAAATACTATTCTCATTTAGACCAAGCCAGTTTTGCCGATGCAGATTTGACTGAAGGGATTGAGAATACATTAATTATTTTGAATAGTCAAATGAAACACGGAGTTGATATAGAAAGACAATACTCTGATATTCCAAGAGTCCCATGCAACCTCGATGAATTGAATCAGGTATGGACAAATCTTATCACAAATGCAGTTCAAGCGATGAAGGGAAAGGGCAAGTTGATCCTTAGGTGCTTTTCAGAAAATGGGTTTGCTTGTGTTGAAATCGAAGACAGTGGGCCCGGTATCCCTTTGGATATTCGAGAAAAAATCTGGGATCCTTTTTTTACTACAAAAGACCAAGGAGAAGGCTCCGGTTTAGGGCTCGGAATCGTAAAAGGAATTATTGATAAGCACAAAGGAAAAATTTCAGTATCTTCAATTCCCGGCAGAACTACCTTTAAAATTTTGATTCCCATGAAATCAGCAAGCTAACTTTTTTGCAACTTTTTCGATAATTTTTTATCCTATTAGCAAGAGGAAGTATTATGGCGTATATTATTGGAAGAACAATGGGATTTTTTCTATTATGGTTCATTGTTAAACCTCTCAGACAAATTTATGGTAATAAAAAATGTATTTATATAAATACACAAATTTTGCATGATTTAAAGAACCAATCTTTTATAGTAGTTTCTAATCATATCAAACCGAGAAGAGGAAAACTTGTAAGAGCTTTATCGATGCCGTATGACGCATATATATTAAGAAAAATGTTTTTGAAGTTTGGAATCAAAGTGACTGCTTTGACAAGCTACGACTCGCTTGGAATCGCTAAAACAAAAAAGGCAAAATGGATTCAAAATAAAATCAAAGCACCAATTACAAAAGGAATTATTCGCTCCATAGACTTAATTCCCGTAAATAGAAAAGAAAATGACAAGGAAACTATCCAAGACATGAAAACTAAAATCAAACAAAACTATTGGATAGGAATTTTCCCTGAAGGTACTTGGTTTAGAGGGTTTAGAAAATCCAGAAAGCTCCACTCTGGAATGGCAGTATTGAGTAAAAGATATAACTTGCCTATTTTGCCTGTTTATATTGATGCGTACAATTTGAATAAAAAACCTGAAATAAGAATCGGTAAACCAATTCTATCGAGCGAGTCCAATTATTCCATTGTTGAGTCAGTAAGAACTCAATTGAATTTATTAAAATTACAACAAATTTAAAAAAATTGATCTTCCTGTTATGATTTTCTACTTGTAATATTTACTATGTTTAATTTCTTCTTTGAAAGAGATTTATTTTTATGAAAAAAGCATTAATATCAGGAATCACCGGTCAGGATGGTTCTTATTTAACAGAATTACTTCTTGAAAAAGGGTATGAAGTACACGGAATTGTAAGAAGAGCGAGTCTTTTTAACCGTGCCAGAATCGACCACTTAAGTGGAAATCCAAAACTAAAATTGCATTATGGAGACCTAACTGATTCGAGTAATCTCAGTAGGTTAATGGATAAAGTGAAACCAGATGAGATTTATAATTTAGCTGCTCAATCTCACGTTGGTGTATCTTTTGAAGTGCCTGAATATACAGCAGAGGTGGACGCTGTAGGTACAATTCGATTTTTAGATACAATTAAAGAAACAGGAATCAATTCTAAATTTTACCAGGCCTCTACATCAGAGCTTTATGGTAAGGTTCAAGAAGTTCCTCAAACAGAAAAAACTCCTTTTTATCCACGATCACCTTATGCAGTAGCAAAACTTTATGCTTACTGGATTGTGGTAAATTACAGAGAAGCATTTGGAATGCATGCATCTAATGGAATTTTATTTAATCACGAATCACCAAGAAGAGGCGAAACTTTTGTAACAAGGAAAATTACAAGAGCTGTAGCTGCAATCAAAGCCGGCAAACAAGATGTTCTCCTTTTAGGAAATTTAGACGCGAAAAGAGATTGGGGGTATGCTCCTGACTATGTAAATATGATGTGGCTGATGTTACAGCAACCGGAGCCAGATGATTATGTAATCGCAACAAATGAAATGCATTCAGTTCGAGAGTTTGTAGAATTGTCATTCTCCCATGTTAAAGTAAAAATAGAATGGCAAGGAAGTGGTTCAAAAGAAGTTGGAATTGATAAAGCTACAGGCAAAACTATTGTTGGAATTGATCCGAGGCATTATAGACCCACAGAAGTAGAACAGCTTCTCGGTAATCCTTTAAAAGCAAAGCAAAAGTTAGGCTGGGAGCCAAAGGTGAAATTCCCTGAACTCGTTGAAATTATGACCCGTGCAGATTGCAAGGTTTACGGTATTGAGTTTTGAGGCGATAAGTTTTTTCTTCTTATTCGTCGGGTTTGTGTCTTATCAGCCTATTGTAGCGGGTCGTTTTTCTCTTGGAAAGATAAGATCCACCCGCAATCGTGGTTACCAGGGTGGGAACTCCACTCTCGAAGAACCGACTGGGGAGAATTATGTCCCATTCGGCAAGATCAAGCACCAAAAGAAGAGTAAAAAGAGCGGTCTTTGTGGTACCGAGCCAATCTGCAAGAATGCCAAGCTCAATCCAGTCCTCGTTATTCGGGGTAAAATTCTTCTTCTGCAAATTTTGTCCGACTTCTTGATACGCTTTCTTTACTCTATCCATTTTCTCAAAAGTCCCCCAAAGAATCACATTTCTGTATCTGTTCAGCAATGCGTGCAAATATTTTCGTCTCGAAAAACCCGTTGTTCTTCTATTGAACTCGTCCATATATTTTGCTGGAACAAGCAAACTCGATTGGGTTTCTACATATTTTTGTGGATTCATAAATTTCTCCTTAAAGTAAATTTTTCTGCTCTTCTTTATAAGGTAAAAAAAGTTTGCTGTAGAAAAAAAATTTTATCGTTTTTTAGAAATTTTTTCTTCAGTTTTACATAAAAAATTCCAAATCTGCACTAAATGCGTAATCCACCGAAAACTATGGAGTTCCCACATTTTTGCGTGAAAGGTGAACAATTGGTATAAAACATGCACTTTGCTTAAAAGAGTGGAGATCCCACATTTTCACACGAAAAGTGCAAAATCTGCACTAAACGCGAAATTTCAAAAACTCTACTAAAGCTCAAAACCTCATCCTAAAAGATAAACGTATTTGCAAAGATTCTACCTCCACTATTTCCGACCTCAGACTTCCGTTATCAGTCCTCCGAATTGGAGTTTCCACATTTGTGCAGAAAAGGTGAACAATTGGTATAAAACATGCACTATACTGAAAAGAGTGGAGATCCCACATTTTAGCACGAAAAGTGTAAAGTCTGTACTAAATGCGAAAGCAAAAAAACTATCAGACACAATTGACTAATATTTGAAAGGCTCTGTTATATTTTAATGAATGAAAATCAGAGTTATACTTTGCAGAATATATATACAAATTATCTAACTCAACAGATTCTTGTAAATATTCTAAAGATTTTTTTGAATTTCCGAGAAGTGAATGTATGCAAGCCAACCTGTAGCTGTTTTCTGCTTTATCCTCACAAGTAATTCTTTCATATTCTAAAATCTTCAAAGCTTCTTCAAGAAAAATTTTCCCTGTAGGCGAATCTCCAAGAAGACAATGCAGTTGCCCTTTTAAGTGCAAGAGGTACGGGTCTTTTTCTTCTCCAAATTGAAATGCCTTTTCTAAAAAATTCAAGGCTTCAAAATATTGCTTTTTATCTTTTTTTAAACCAGCAAGTTTTTCATAAACCTCGCTACACTTCGGATCCAGCTCTAAACATTTCAGCCATGCTTTCTCGGCTTCATTTTTATCCTTTAAAATATAGTATGCGTTTCCCTTATTAATCCAAAGGCTGATTTCCTCTGGCTTTTGAGAAATCAAAAGTTCTAAAAGTTTTAAAGCTCTTTTAGGATCAAATTGCTCAAAGATTAAGGTTTGTACTTTTTCTAAATCTTCATAAAATTTTATATCTTCTATGGAGTTAATGTTTTCTTCAAATTCTTCAGATTGAGTCATTTCATCGAACGTACTTTGAAAGTATATCAGACAATTCTCTTTTAGTAAATGGCTTAGAAATACTTGCAGTAAATCCATATCCCCAAGGGTTAGTCATTACCATATCTTCTGTATAACCACTAATTATAAAAACAGGAATAATTTGATCTAATTTTCGTATTACAGGGATAACCTCTTTTCCACCCATTCCACCTGGGATCGTAATATCTAATATCATTCCTTTTATTTTTCTATCCCTGTTTAGGTCATTTTGGAAGTAATCTATTATTTCTTGTCCATCTTTCTTACAAATTACAGTATAACCCAAGGAGCCGATCATATACGTCATGATTTCGCCTAACGTATCTTCATCCTCCAAAATAAGTATTACACCGGCATCTGGTTTACTCTCATCGTCTTGTAACTTTTTCTCTGATTTGATGCTTTTTTCAGCAGGTAAGTAAATATGGAAAATCGAACCAACCCCAACTTCAGATTCTACATCAATACTTCCCTCGTGCTTGTTTATTATTGAATAACAAGTTGCAAGTCCAAGACCATGCCCACCCTCTTTAGTGGTATAGTAAGGATCAAATATTTTAGAGAGAGTTTTCTTGGACATTCCATGACCATAGTCCTTAATAGAAATTTTTACATACTCTCCCAATTCAATTTCTAAATTTCCCTTTTTTTCAGCGATTTTAATATTTTCTGCGATGACTTCAATTTTTCCTCCAAAAGGCATTGCCTGTTTTGCATTGATAACAATATTATCAAATACTTGAGCAATCTGGTGTTTGTCGATATTGCAATTCCAAAGTCCTTCTTCGATTTGAAATAAGCAAGATACATTTGAGCCACTCAATGCAAAAAGGATTGTTTTTTTTAAAAAGGGGACAATTTGTGTAATCTCTCGTGCAGGGGAGCCTCCTTTTGCAAATGTCAATAATTGGGACGTTAGTCCCTTTGCTCGATCTATTGTACCTATGGCTTTATTCAAATATGCAATATTTCTTTTGTCGTTTGAATTTTCCAAAGCAAGATCAATATTTCCGTAAATTCCGCTTAAAAGATTATTAAAATCATGCGCAATTCCACCAGCCAATACACCGAGAGAATCTAACTTAGCTGATCTTTGAATTGTTGTTTGCATTTTATGTTTTTCGGTCATATCTCTAAAAACAAGAACAACTCCGATAATTTCTGACTTCTGATTTCTAATCGGTGAACCGCTATCTGCTATCACTCTTTCTGTCCCATTCCTTGAAATCAGCACTGTATGATTTTCTAACTCTACAATACTTCCGGTTTTCAAGACTCTACTAACCGGGCTTTCAAATACCTCACGGGTAAACTCATGAATAATACGAAATATTTCAGGAAGTGGTTTTCCTTTTGCTTCTTCTAGCGACCAACCGCATAACTCTTCGGCTACACTATTCATAAGAATTATATTTCCAGAAACGTCTGTAGTAATTACTCCATCACCAATACTTTTCAGTGTGACTAAAAGCCTTTCTCTTTCTTCTGCGAGCGATTCTTCTGCTTTTTTTCTGTCAGTAATATCTCTCCATACTGTGTACAGCTGCCTTTTATTTGGATCTTCTGAAATCGAAGTAAGCAGTACTTCAGTATAAACTGTTTCTCCATTTTTTCTTTTGTGAACCCACTCAAAACGATGAGCACCTTTTTGAAATGTGAGCCTCATCATCTTTTGGGCTTTCTCGGAAGATAATTCTCCATCCGGTTGAAACTTGGGTGAGACCTGCGATGGGTGCAAGGATATGATCTCTTCCTTGGTATTAAATCCTAATAGGTCAACTGTTGACTGATTGCAATCTATGAATGTTTCATTTTCCACAATAGTAAGAGCATCAGTAGATTTTTCAAATAGCCTTCTGAATTTTTTTTCACTTTTTTGTAGTTCGTCTTCTGCTTTTTTACGTTCGGAAATATCTACTCCAACTCCGATAAGAAGTGGTAGATTGTCTATCACGGCGCGATAGCCTGTGAAGAAATACGGTATTGTATTTCCATTTTTCAACAACATATTTGCTTCTACATTCGATTTACCCTTTTCAAAAACTTCTTGAATCCTCTCTGTTAAAAGTTGCTTTTCACTATTTGTAAAAAAATCCAAAGGATGCATAAGATCGACTTCTTCTTCTGTGTATCCGGTGATATTTAAAAATTGATTGTTCACTCTTAAAAACTTTCCATTTTGATCGATTACATAGAAAATTCCCGGTAAGCTCGCAATTATAGACTCTGAAAAATTTTTAGCTTTTACAATCTCTTCTTCAATTTTTTTTCTATTTGTAATATCTTCTCCAGAACACAGAATCCCTATTATATTTTTTTTCTCGTCTCTTAAAACGATATTGTGCCATGCAATTAGTCTGATCTCTCCTGAACTATTAACTATTTGGTTTTCAAAATATTCCATCTGAATTTCTTTGCCGCTCGACATAAACTCAAGAAATAAAGGATAAATTTTTTCCATTTCATCCGGTTTAGGCAAAAATTTTTGAAACCAAAATTCTCCAAGAATTTCTTCTTCAGGATAACCCAAGATAGCACAACCTTGTTTATTGATTGTAGTTACAATTCCATCTCGATCCAAAACTAATAAAATAGTTTCGACTGTATTGGCAAAATTTAACTGGGAATCATTAATTTTAACGCTTTCTTCAATTTTTTTACGCTCAGTAATATCATAAATAAACCCATTCCATAACACATCACCATTAGTTTGAAAATTAGGGAAAGACTCTACTTGAATCCAACGGGTCTTCTCATTTTTCAGAAGCCTTCCCTTCCAAAGAATGGTTTTTTTTTCAAGAATAGATTCTTTACTTTTTTCTAAAAAATTATCATAGTCTTCAGGAAGTATGTATTGAAATAAATTCTTACCGTCTAACAATACTAATTCTGGATCGACCCCTGTAATCTCAATGCAACGCTTATTCAGATATTCAAAGTGGGAAGTTCCGTCTTTTTTTGTTCGGTATATAAATGAGCCATAAGAAACATTTTCGATTAGGTTGACAAGTGATTGGTTTTTCTCTTGAAGAGATTCTTTTTCTGATAAATATTGCTGTTCTTTCTTGAGGTAGAGATTTTCCAATTCTTCCCTTGTCAAAGAATTCAATCGACTAATGTTTTCCGTATCCATTTTATATCCTTAGGATAACCCCTATCAGATGCTCTATAGCAAAAATAGTAAAGACAAAGTAGTAGAAATCCTTAAAGATTACCACTACTTTCTTTATTTAGTCAACTTATTTTTATCAATTTCGAGAAAAATTTCATCAATTTTTTCACTTACAAACTTCCATGCATTTTTAAAAAAGTGGTCTTTGGCAGAAGAAATTGTATAATAGGGGAATTGAAAATTATTAGAATAGTTTACTCCTTCTTCAATCGGGTACCAAATATCTTTTGTAGGATAAATAAATACAATTTGTCCTTTTAACCTACCTATACAGGAATGTACTTCTTTAGTAGGGATGAATATATTTTCCAAAAAAGTTCCAAGCTCTGCCCCATTAATGATTTCGTTCGAATAATCATTGATTAAATTTTTTAAATCATTCTCTTCCCAATAGTCTGGGTTTAGCCATTTGTCGTTAGAAAGAATAGAGAGTATTCTTGAGTCAGTGAGCCTGAGAGAATTAGTAAACTCTTGGATATTGTTTCTTATGTACAACTCTCTTAGAGAACGAACAGTATCCAAGATTGGAGAAAGTAAAATTAACTTTTTTAAATTGTAATCTGAATTCTCATAAAAGAATTTCATAAGGGTAGAGCCTCCACCGCTATGTCCGATTCCCGTTATAGGGATGTCTTTCCCGTATGTATTTAAAATTTTATCTAATTCGATTTTTAGTAATTCGCAGGTTTTTTCAAAATGAAAAACTCCATCAGACTTTCCATGTCCCGGAGGATTAAAATACAAAACTCCATAGCCCGACCTGTTCCAGTTTTTCACAGGGTACCTGTAAGTCATAATATTTCCTCCCATGCAAGGGAGTAGTACTATGAGGAGTTTCATGTCCCCGATAGGCTCTGTAAATTTTTTATCTATAAAACTCAAATGCTTACGATTTTAAAAATCAACTATTTTTCTAATTCTAACTTATACGCACTATGGCAAGCAACACACCTTGAAGTAAGCTCTCCCAATTCTTTCATCAAAATCGGATAAGGTTTTTTTTCTAGAATAGATTTTGAAAAATTATCAAATGCTTCATGGGTGCCAAAACCTAATTTCTTAAACTCAATTGGTATTTTTAAAAGAATACTTTTTTCTGCTGCTGCAAGATTTTCTACTAAATCCATTCCACCTTCTTTAGATTTTTTTGCTGCAGCGTTATAATCTTCCTTAGACAATAAAATTAAAGTTTCATGTATTACAGTTAATAGAGTTCTCATTTCTGAAAGAACCAATTCTTTTTCACTTGGATTTAATAATATTGCAATTCTCTTATCTTCGGAAATTACTTTTTTCCCACGAGCAAAGATGCTTATAAAAAAAATCACTGAAACAATCCAAAGAATCCATCCACTAAACATGAAAATTTTTTTATTCATTACTTATCTCCTATATTTTCTATGGTAACGATAATTTATTTCTAATTCATTAATTTTCATTTATCAGCCAAAACCTAAAATCTTTCCGATTTGGTAAACAGCAAGAGAACTAACGTATGCAAGCACCAGCATATACGAAAATAGAAATATTGTCCACAGATAAGAATTAGTTTCTCTCCGAACTACAGCAAGTGTTGACATACACTGACAGGCGTAAGCAAAAAATACTAAAAGGCTTACTGCACTTAGAGAAGTCCAGACCGGTTTTTTAGTTTTTGGATTAATATCTTTTTGCATAGACTTTCTAAGATCGGGGGAATCTTCTTCTCCCTCCACACCGTATATAATCGCAAGCGTTGAAACCATGACTTCTCTTGCTGCAAAAGAAGTAATAAGAGAAATTCCTATTTTCCAGTCAAAGCCCAAAGGCTCAATTACCGGCTCAATAATTTTTCCGAGCTTTCCTGCATAAGTGTCTTGGATTTGAGTTTTTGGATATTCTGTAGGATGAATAACTGAAGTATCTTTGTGAGGATAATTTGCCAGAAACCAAAGTATAATAGATATAGACAAAATCACAGTTCCGGCATTGAACACAAATACTTTTACTTTTTTGTAAACATTCATAAACAAATTTCTAAAAGAAGGAAATTTATATTCCGGAAGCTCTAATATAAAAAATGATTGTTCACTTTTAAAAAATGTTCTTCTAAAAACAAACGCAAAGAACATAGAAGTAAACATACCAAGTAAAAATAAACCAAAAAGGGCAAGTGCCTGTGAATTGATAAATCCAAATAGCATTTCTTTTGGAAAAACTGCACCAATCACCAATATGTACACCGGGTATCTTGCCGAACATGTAATCAAAGGAGAAACTAAAATTGTTACCATTCTGTCCGATTTATTTTCTATAGTTCGTGCTCCCATGATTGCAGGGACAGCGCATGCAGCCGATGAAAGCAGAGGAATAAAAGACTTCCCGGATAAACCTAGTTTTCCCATAAATTTGTCCATTAGAAGTGATGCCCTCGCCATATAACCTGTTTCTTCCATGATCCCTACAAATAAAAAAAGTAAAGCTATCTGTGGAATAAATATAATCACAGACCCAACTCCACCTATAATCCCATCGCTTACAATTCCTGAAATCGGACCCTTGGGAAAGGTCTCGACAGCTTTAGACGCTATGATTTTTATCGAAGAGTCGATCCAGTCCATTGGTATTTGTGACCAGTTAAACAAAGATTGAAAAACTAAACCCATTAGGATGAAAAAAAATATCAACCCGCTAACCGGATGAAGAAGAAATGAATCTATGCGAGAAGAAAAAGCTCCCTTTCCTTTCGATGCCCCAATCACAACATCAGATAAAATTTTTTTTATTTGGATGGATTTTGTAATCAATTCTTCCTGATAGGTAAATTTTAATTTAGATTTTTTGAATTCACTTTCTATATAGTTTCTTATTTCATCAGAGAATAGTGAAAACCCCGGAATATCTTTTTGCAAAGATTCACCTGACAGTTGTTTCAGCGAATTTGACAAAATAAAAGATACAGATCCATAATCATCTGTTTTAATTTTTGCTTTAAGTTTTTTTATCAGAACTTCTCGATCCTTATCCCACCTCCAAAGTTGTTTCGGCACTAAAAATTTCTTTTCGTCAAAGAGTGCTCTTTTTAATTCTTCTACACCTTCTCCATTTTTGGCATTTACAAGTACTATGTTCAAAGAAAGTTTTTTCTTTAGTTTTTCTATTTCAATAGAGATATTTTTCTTTTCCAGAATATCTTTCATTGTAAGAATAAGTAGAATCGGTACACCAAGATCTGAAATCTGAAATAGAAATTGAAGACTTCTTTCTAATAGAAGTCCGTCTATTACAAAAAGTATCTTGTCCGTTTTTTCTCGCTTCATCAAAAATCTGGATAGGACAGCCTTGTCTTCGGAGATACCACTAAGACTGAACGCGCCCGGCAGGTCGATCAATTCAATCTCATTACCCAAATAGCTCATAGTGCCGCTGAGTTTTTCAACGGTTACTCCTTGAAAATTTCCTGTTTTCTGATGAAGCCCCGTGAGCTTATTGAAAAGAGAAGATTTTCCACTGTTTGGATTCCCTA containing:
- a CDS encoding 1-acyl-sn-glycerol-3-phosphate acyltransferase, whose amino-acid sequence is MGFFLLWFIVKPLRQIYGNKKCIYINTQILHDLKNQSFIVVSNHIKPRRGKLVRALSMPYDAYILRKMFLKFGIKVTALTSYDSLGIAKTKKAKWIQNKIKAPITKGIIRSIDLIPVNRKENDKETIQDMKTKIKQNYWIGIFPEGTWFRGFRKSRKLHSGMAVLSKRYNLPILPVYIDAYNLNKKPEIRIGKPILSSESNYSIVESVRTQLNLLKLQQI
- the gmd gene encoding GDP-mannose 4,6-dehydratase yields the protein MKKALISGITGQDGSYLTELLLEKGYEVHGIVRRASLFNRARIDHLSGNPKLKLHYGDLTDSSNLSRLMDKVKPDEIYNLAAQSHVGVSFEVPEYTAEVDAVGTIRFLDTIKETGINSKFYQASTSELYGKVQEVPQTEKTPFYPRSPYAVAKLYAYWIVVNYREAFGMHASNGILFNHESPRRGETFVTRKITRAVAAIKAGKQDVLLLGNLDAKRDWGYAPDYVNMMWLMLQQPEPDDYVIATNEMHSVREFVELSFSHVKVKIEWQGSGSKEVGIDKATGKTIVGIDPRHYRPTEVEQLLGNPLKAKQKLGWEPKVKFPELVEIMTRADCKVYGIEF
- a CDS encoding DUF1564 family protein produces the protein MNPQKYVETQSSLLVPAKYMDEFNRRTTGFSRRKYLHALLNRYRNVILWGTFEKMDRVKKAYQEVGQNLQKKNFTPNNEDWIELGILADWLGTTKTALFTLLLVLDLAEWDIILPSRFFESGVPTLVTTIAGGSYLSKRKTTRYNRLIRHKPDE
- a CDS encoding tetratricopeptide repeat protein, with protein sequence MDLLQVFLSHLLKENCLIYFQSTFDEMTQSEEFEENINSIEDIKFYEDLEKVQTLIFEQFDPKRALKLLELLISQKPEEISLWINKGNAYYILKDKNEAEKAWLKCLELDPKCSEVYEKLAGLKKDKKQYFEALNFLEKAFQFGEEKDPYLLHLKGQLHCLLGDSPTGKIFLEEALKILEYERITCEDKAENSYRLACIHSLLGNSKKSLEYLQESVELDNLYIYSAKYNSDFHSLKYNRAFQILVNCV
- a CDS encoding PAS domain S-box protein, coding for MDTENISRLNSLTREELENLYLKKEQQYLSEKESLQEKNQSLVNLIENVSYGSFIYRTKKDGTSHFEYLNKRCIEITGVDPELVLLDGKNLFQYILPEDYDNFLEKSKESILEKKTILWKGRLLKNEKTRWIQVESFPNFQTNGDVLWNGFIYDITERKKIEESVKINDSQLNFANTVETILLVLDRDGIVTTINKQGCAILGYPEEEILGEFWFQKFLPKPDEMEKIYPLFLEFMSSGKEIQMEYFENQIVNSSGEIRLIAWHNIVLRDEKKNIIGILCSGEDITNRKKIEEEIVKAKNFSESIIASLPGIFYVIDQNGKFLRVNNQFLNITGYTEEEVDLMHPLDFFTNSEKQLLTERIQEVFEKGKSNVEANMLLKNGNTIPYFFTGYRAVIDNLPLLIGVGVDISERKKAEDELQKSEKKFRRLFEKSTDALTIVENETFIDCNQSTVDLLGFNTKEEIISLHPSQVSPKFQPDGELSSEKAQKMMRLTFQKGAHRFEWVHKRKNGETVYTEVLLTSISEDPNKRQLYTVWRDITDRKKAEESLAEERERLLVTLKSIGDGVITTDVSGNIILMNSVAEELCGWSLEEAKGKPLPEIFRIIHEFTREVFESPVSRVLKTGSIVELENHTVLISRNGTERVIADSGSPIRNQKSEIIGVVLVFRDMTEKHKMQTTIQRSAKLDSLGVLAGGIAHDFNNLLSGIYGNIDLALENSNDKRNIAYLNKAIGTIDRAKGLTSQLLTFAKGGSPAREITQIVPFLKKTILFALSGSNVSCLFQIEEGLWNCNIDKHQIAQVFDNIVINAKQAMPFGGKIEVIAENIKIAEKKGNLEIELGEYVKISIKDYGHGMSKKTLSKIFDPYYTTKEGGHGLGLATCYSIINKHEGSIDVESEVGVGSIFHIYLPAEKSIKSEKKLQDDESKPDAGVILILEDEDTLGEIMTYMIGSLGYTVICKKDGQEIIDYFQNDLNRDRKIKGMILDITIPGGMGGKEVIPVIRKLDQIIPVFIISGYTEDMVMTNPWGYGFTASISKPFTKRELSDILSKYVR
- a CDS encoding alpha/beta hydrolase, encoding MKLLIVLLPCMGGNIMTYRYPVKNWNRSGYGVLYFNPPGHGKSDGVFHFEKTCELLKIELDKILNTYGKDIPITGIGHSGGGSTLMKFFYENSDYNLKKLILLSPILDTVRSLRELYIRNNIQEFTNSLRLTDSRILSILSNDKWLNPDYWEENDLKNLINDYSNEIINGAELGTFLENIFIPTKEVHSCIGRLKGQIVFIYPTKDIWYPIEEGVNYSNNFQFPYYTISSAKDHFFKNAWKFVSEKIDEIFLEIDKNKLTK
- the feoB gene encoding ferrous iron transport protein B, giving the protein MSAMPYRCLFVGNPNSGKSSLFNKLTGLHQKTGNFQGVTVEKLSGTMSYLGNEIELIDLPGAFSLSGISEDKAVLSRFLMKREKTDKILFVIDGLLLERSLQFLFQISDLGVPILLILTMKDILEKKNISIEIEKLKKKLSLNIVLVNAKNGEGVEELKRALFDEKKFLVPKQLWRWDKDREVLIKKLKAKIKTDDYGSVSFILSNSLKQLSGESLQKDIPGFSLFSDEIRNYIESEFKKSKLKFTYQEELITKSIQIKKILSDVVIGASKGKGAFSSRIDSFLLHPVSGLIFFFILMGLVFQSLFNWSQIPMDWIDSSIKIIASKAVETFPKGPISGIVSDGIIGGVGSVIIFIPQIALLFLFVGIMEETGYMARASLLMDKFMGKLGLSGKSFIPLLSSAACAVPAIMGARTIENKSDRMVTILVSPLITCSARYPVYILVIGAVFPKEMLFGFINSQALALFGLFLLGMFTSMFFAFVFRRTFFKSEQSFFILELPEYKFPSFRNLFMNVYKKVKVFVFNAGTVILSISIILWFLANYPHKDTSVIHPTEYPKTQIQDTYAGKLGKIIEPVIEPLGFDWKIGISLITSFAAREVMVSTLAIIYGVEGEEDSPDLRKSMQKDINPKTKKPVWTSLSAVSLLVFFAYACQCMSTLAVVRRETNSYLWTIFLFSYMLVLAYVSSLAVYQIGKILGFG